From the Oleiharenicola lentus genome, one window contains:
- a CDS encoding lipid II flippase MurJ codes for MRITDSLRTLLSGRSLSILLVLLVNIFGKFLGFLRVQQIAVVMGATGAADALLLCLQLFSVWDVAFVSGGIATVLLPELVRRNAAGSMLKFSIVSSRFVIATEILSVAFALVIVLACLGAGRMIAPGFDGETRNLFGTSVLVFSLYPLAITAMNLFATMQRSLGRYVLYAVNPIVINLSALIALWIGKHQGSSQEQLVVGYLLAITAATLLMAGINFALLPVQIRLNAAGFWSKATGTLRHVAASTIRSIRSTAVASPLIVVTVLQSLTALITSSMASRMGAGGIAAYGYADRLSMIIYSVIVGGIFVVIEPAWARVLAVMDRREALRRIENDTLLMLLAVLPFVWVVIYAGKDVAGVVYSGMKGEEGSGLILVARIAAHCAIGMLALAVSHAFSRVIIISGYTNKILLPNVAVLAAAIPVNLVCAAWLGLPGIGLAYAILMFIQAVGYGRVLVTAGLGLAFFRPMALAKLAIFVVGTSLVAAAASMAPWPGFVRAAIVTGVGLCFSLVLGYVFKLRLERA; via the coding sequence ATGCGAATCACGGACAGCTTGCGCACCCTCCTGTCGGGCAGGTCGCTGAGCATCCTGCTGGTTTTGCTGGTCAACATCTTTGGGAAGTTCCTCGGTTTCCTGAGGGTGCAGCAGATTGCCGTGGTCATGGGCGCGACGGGCGCGGCGGACGCGCTCCTGCTCTGCCTACAGCTGTTCAGCGTCTGGGACGTGGCCTTTGTCAGCGGTGGCATTGCCACGGTCCTGTTGCCGGAACTTGTCCGGCGCAATGCAGCGGGGAGCATGCTGAAGTTCTCGATCGTGTCCTCGCGATTTGTCATTGCGACCGAAATCCTCTCCGTCGCCTTTGCCCTGGTGATCGTCCTTGCCTGCCTGGGGGCGGGCAGGATGATCGCCCCGGGCTTTGATGGGGAAACCCGGAATTTGTTCGGCACCAGCGTGCTCGTTTTCTCGCTTTATCCGCTCGCGATCACCGCGATGAACCTATTCGCGACGATGCAACGGTCGCTGGGCCGGTATGTGCTATATGCGGTCAATCCGATAGTGATCAATCTTTCGGCGCTCATCGCCCTATGGATCGGCAAGCACCAGGGCAGCAGCCAGGAGCAGCTGGTCGTGGGCTACCTTCTGGCCATCACGGCCGCAACGCTGCTGATGGCGGGAATCAACTTCGCCCTTTTGCCGGTTCAGATCCGGTTGAATGCGGCGGGGTTCTGGTCCAAGGCGACGGGAACCCTGCGGCATGTTGCCGCCTCGACGATCCGCTCGATTCGATCCACGGCGGTGGCCAGCCCTCTGATCGTCGTGACGGTGCTTCAGAGTCTCACCGCGCTGATCACTTCATCCATGGCGTCGCGGATGGGGGCGGGGGGGATTGCTGCCTACGGTTACGCCGACAGGTTGTCCATGATCATATACAGCGTCATTGTCGGCGGAATTTTCGTCGTGATCGAGCCAGCTTGGGCCCGCGTGCTGGCCGTCATGGACCGGCGCGAGGCACTGAGGCGGATTGAGAATGACACCTTGCTGATGCTGCTGGCCGTCCTTCCCTTTGTCTGGGTTGTCATATATGCAGGAAAGGATGTCGCCGGAGTGGTCTACAGCGGGATGAAGGGGGAGGAAGGAAGCGGACTGATTCTGGTTGCCCGCATCGCCGCTCATTGTGCCATTGGCATGCTGGCTCTGGCGGTCTCCCATGCCTTTTCTCGGGTCATCATCATTTCCGGTTATACAAATAAGATATTGCTGCCGAATGTGGCCGTTTTGGCTGCGGCGATTCCGGTCAATCTGGTTTGCGCCGCTTGGCTTGGACTTCCCGGAATCGGGCTAGCTTATGCGATCCTGATGTTCATCCAAGCTGTCGGTTACGGCCGCGTGCTGGTCACCGCCGGGTTGGGGTTAGCATTTTTCCGGCCCATGGCGCTTGCCAAGCTCGCAATCTTTGTGGTCGGAACCTCCTTGGTGGCGGCTGCGGCGAGCATGGCCCCATGGCCGGGATTCGTGCGGGCAGCCATCGTCACGGGGGTGGGATTGTGTTTTTCCTTGGTTCTTGGCTATGTGTTTAAACTGCGCCTAGAAAGAGCCTGA
- a CDS encoding acyltransferase family protein has translation MSAPAVRYYGIDVLRGVAALLILFRHVPRPEEVGWLADTVRFVSAVGWIGVDLFFVVSGFLISRILFREIDQTGRINPGRFWFRRGCKIWPSYFVFYSIGMASVVLGDPSAPVHSQGKYWPNLLFIQNYFPDDMRWRHSWSLAVEEQFYIILPLLLMLCLMSRARRLGEASNLFLPGLLTLCFLAPVARAVVISSGGDWEAIYYPTHLRIDALAWGVLLGYFVHYRTAWCVAQLAKLKGAAGFSVVPLVAVVYLNPIETSSMFWAAGFTLLSICFFGMVAVAALPHDRSEGPQWTWFHRLTRVFAWVGVYSYTIYLAHAIVFKLPNMSEFRGWFYRMADIGTWSDFLLFIGLSILLGWLGAKLLEQPILRWRDRTYPVLKP, from the coding sequence ATGAGTGCCCCGGCCGTGCGTTATTACGGGATCGATGTTTTGAGGGGAGTTGCCGCTTTGCTAATACTGTTTCGTCACGTCCCTCGGCCGGAAGAGGTTGGATGGTTGGCTGATACGGTAAGGTTTGTCTCGGCGGTGGGGTGGATTGGGGTCGATCTGTTCTTTGTGGTGTCGGGCTTTCTTATCTCGCGCATACTTTTCCGTGAAATTGACCAAACTGGCCGGATCAATCCCGGCCGGTTTTGGTTCCGGCGGGGATGCAAAATATGGCCGTCGTATTTTGTCTTTTATAGCATCGGCATGGCCTCAGTTGTCTTGGGCGACCCTAGCGCTCCGGTTCATTCCCAAGGCAAATACTGGCCCAATCTCCTATTTATTCAGAACTACTTTCCGGATGACATGCGGTGGCGGCATAGTTGGAGCCTTGCGGTGGAGGAACAGTTCTACATCATACTGCCACTGCTTCTGATGCTGTGCCTGATGTCACGGGCAAGGCGCTTGGGGGAGGCGAGCAATCTTTTCTTGCCTGGTTTGTTGACGCTTTGCTTTCTGGCGCCCGTGGCGCGAGCGGTCGTTATTTCAAGTGGCGGGGATTGGGAGGCGATCTACTATCCAACGCACCTGAGAATTGACGCCTTGGCGTGGGGCGTACTTCTGGGTTATTTTGTTCACTACCGCACCGCATGGTGCGTTGCGCAGCTGGCCAAGCTCAAGGGGGCGGCAGGCTTTTCGGTGGTGCCCCTGGTGGCGGTGGTCTACCTCAATCCGATCGAGACCTCCTCGATGTTCTGGGCGGCGGGATTCACCCTTCTTAGCATTTGTTTTTTCGGGATGGTGGCCGTGGCCGCGCTGCCGCATGATCGGTCGGAAGGCCCCCAATGGACTTGGTTTCACCGGCTGACTCGGGTGTTTGCATGGGTGGGAGTCTATTCCTACACCATCTATCTGGCGCATGCCATCGTCTTCAAGTTGCCAAATATGAGTGAATTTCGAGGATGGTTCTACCGCATGGCCGATATCGGCACGTGGAGTGACTTCTTGTTATTCATCGGGCTGTCGATTCTTCTCGGCTGGTTGGGCGCCAAGTTATTGGAACAACCCATCCTGAGATGGAGGGATCGGACTTATCCCGTGCTGAAGCCTTGA
- the asnB gene encoding asparagine synthase (glutamine-hydrolyzing), which yields MCGIAGTFRLNEESRQDLAVDLARIMIRRLAHRGPDGIGDFADERACLAHARLSIIDLEGGAQPLFNEEGNLALVFNGEIYGYKQLQAELAKTHVLRTQSDSEVLLHLYEDLGFRMHERLNGMYAFALYNRQSGEFYAANDGAGIKPLYYAVRNGILLFASEIRAIVEALRAGRMECEADLEAARSYLLNGWIPPPYSLLKGVRKLPPGGFLRVRDGRVESGVHRAKTPVAVLGNAAAVSSLEAQLTAVIEDQLVADVPVGLFLSGGIDSSLLLALTPAARRKELSTFTIGFAGNTAEVRRSNEADYARDVAAHFGTQHHTEYMAAQDLLQLLDAGLDAMDEPIADPAILPLLRMSTFARAKVKVCLSGDGGDELFGGYLRFRTLRARQWVQALHAGAPLLAMRRVMGLGMMGRSAVCGRMRSLLGHLSDPRFFSGPIDPKHVRYLEQPLPAGFRSKHVADVARSTIEEEIEGQLAGQLLPKTDRITMWTGLEVRVPFLDDRMIDYARRLPPAGMATLTRGKMPLRDILSRHLPARLAMREKHGFRVPLAGWFRHELRSELEGRLRDGRHFPVQLLPVNHLTEILDAHLGETRDESYFLWAAFALESWFRRHGVSCH from the coding sequence ATGTGTGGCATTGCTGGCACCTTCCGGTTGAACGAAGAATCACGGCAAGATCTCGCCGTGGACCTGGCCCGGATCATGATCCGGCGCCTGGCCCATCGCGGGCCCGATGGGATCGGGGATTTCGCCGATGAGCGCGCCTGCCTGGCGCATGCCAGGCTGAGCATCATAGATCTCGAGGGCGGGGCGCAGCCGCTTTTCAACGAGGAGGGAAACCTGGCCCTTGTCTTCAATGGCGAGATCTACGGGTACAAGCAGCTGCAAGCCGAACTGGCGAAAACCCATGTCCTCCGGACACAAAGTGACTCCGAAGTGCTGTTGCATCTGTACGAGGATCTGGGTTTCCGGATGCACGAGCGGTTAAATGGCATGTATGCGTTCGCCCTCTACAACCGGCAATCCGGCGAGTTCTATGCGGCGAATGATGGGGCGGGAATCAAGCCCCTCTATTACGCGGTCAGGAACGGGATCCTGCTGTTCGCCTCCGAGATTCGGGCCATCGTCGAGGCGTTGCGGGCGGGGCGCATGGAATGTGAGGCCGATCTGGAAGCGGCGCGCTCTTACCTGCTAAACGGCTGGATTCCGCCGCCGTATTCCCTGCTCAAGGGGGTGCGAAAGCTGCCGCCCGGCGGATTCCTCCGCGTGCGCGATGGCCGGGTCGAATCAGGCGTTCACCGGGCGAAGACTCCGGTCGCGGTCCTAGGAAATGCGGCGGCGGTTTCCAGCCTGGAGGCCCAACTGACCGCGGTGATCGAAGACCAACTAGTGGCCGACGTGCCGGTAGGTCTCTTCCTGAGCGGAGGCATCGATTCCAGCCTGTTGCTCGCGTTGACGCCGGCGGCGCGCCGGAAGGAGCTTTCGACTTTCACCATCGGCTTCGCCGGGAACACGGCCGAGGTGCGGCGGAGCAACGAAGCGGATTATGCCCGGGATGTGGCCGCGCACTTCGGCACCCAGCATCACACCGAGTACATGGCGGCGCAGGATCTCCTCCAGCTGCTCGATGCCGGGCTGGATGCCATGGACGAACCCATCGCGGATCCCGCGATTCTGCCGCTCTTGCGGATGTCCACCTTTGCGCGGGCCAAGGTCAAGGTGTGCCTTTCGGGGGATGGTGGGGACGAATTGTTCGGCGGCTATCTTCGCTTCCGAACCCTGCGCGCCCGGCAGTGGGTGCAGGCCTTGCATGCCGGGGCCCCGTTGCTGGCCATGCGCCGGGTGATGGGCCTCGGGATGATGGGACGCTCGGCCGTTTGCGGGCGGATGCGGTCCTTGCTGGGCCATCTGAGTGATCCGCGTTTTTTCTCGGGTCCGATCGACCCGAAGCATGTGCGCTACCTGGAGCAACCTCTGCCCGCCGGGTTTCGCTCGAAGCACGTGGCGGATGTTGCGCGTTCGACCATCGAGGAAGAGATCGAAGGACAGCTGGCTGGGCAGTTGCTCCCTAAGACGGATCGGATAACCATGTGGACGGGACTGGAGGTCCGGGTGCCATTCCTGGACGACCGGATGATCGATTATGCGCGGCGGCTGCCTCCGGCCGGGATGGCAACCCTAACCCGCGGCAAGATGCCATTGCGCGACATTCTAAGCCGGCACCTGCCGGCGCGCCTAGCCATGCGAGAGAAGCACGGGTTCAGGGTCCCGCTGGCCGGGTGGTTTCGCCATGAGCTCCGATCGGAATTGGAGGGCCGGCTGCGCGATGGCCGCCATTTCCCGGTGCAACTCCTGCCGGTAAACCACCTCACGGAAATATTGGATGCACACCTTGGTGAAACCAGGGATGAAAGCTACTTTCTATGGGCGGCCTTTGCGCTAGAATCTTGGTTCAGGCGGCATGGCGTCTCGTGCCACTGA